In a genomic window of Lepisosteus oculatus isolate fLepOcu1 chromosome 3, fLepOcu1.hap2, whole genome shotgun sequence:
- the LOC102687068 gene encoding programmed cell death 1 ligand 1-like isoform X3: MDNSLLIIFQVAMWPMFPALFTVDMTESSFLAEFRGNVTMECRFPTGGGETLSSLRVYWHRILPEPLLEVYKLESGKEDLSTQHPRYKGRVNLQKDRLKQGQAVLQMSNLTISDSGKYRCIVEQGGADYKEATLNVRAAYTPIKTDIRRTPDDEKVELTCESEGYPLAKVIWSDASGLNLTSNANESIFLLPDQRYHIKSCVIVNNTVNNTYTCTFWNESMINYATNLTIPDDMKKTEEQSPAGRKSSTIVWAIMVVAAIVVTVAILVNQRFKDVKGLKRSKRKEEDFDALSTALTINSEVPTSVVTHEEGNLKA, translated from the exons cTCTTTTCACTGTGGATATGACTGAGTCTTCCTTTCTGGCTGAGTTTAGGGGGAACGTCACTATGGAGTGTCGATTCCCTACAGGGGGTGGCGAGACCCTGTCCAGCCTCAGAGTCTACTGGCACCGCATCCTGCCTGAGCCTCTCCTGGAAGTGTACAAGCTGGAGAGCGGAAAGGAGGACCTGAGCACCCAGCACCCCAGGTATAAAGGCAGAGTGAACCTGCAGAAGGACAGGCTGAAGCAGGGCCAGGCTGTCCTACAGATGTCCAATCTCACCATCTCTGACTCTGGGAAGTACAGGTGCATTGTTGAACAGGGAGGAGCTGACTATAAAGAGGCCACCCTCAATGTGAGAG CTGCCTATACACCTATAAAAACAGACATACGTCGAACCCCAGATGATGAGAAGGTGGAACTGACCTGCGAGTCAGAAGGCTACCCCTTGGCCAAGGTGATCTGGTCAGATGCAAGTGGTCTGAACCTCACCTCAAATGCCAATGAAAGCATATTCTTGCTCCCTGATCAACGGTACCACATAAAGAGCTGTGTCATTGTAAACAATACCGTAAATAACACGTACACCTGCACTTTCTGGAACGAGAGTATGATTAACTACGCAACGAATCTTACTATTCCAG ATGATATGAAGAAAACTGAAGAACAATCCCCAGCAGGGAGAAAGTCTTCAACTATAGTTTGGGCAATAATGGTTGTGGCTGCAATAGTGGTGACTGTGGCTATCTTGGTAAATCAAAGGTTTAAAG ATGTAAAGGGACTCAAAAGAAGTAAGAGAAAGGAGGAAGACTTTGATGCCTTAT cCACTGCCCTCACCATAAATAGTGAAGTTCCAACTTCTGTTGTCACCCATGAAGAAG GCAACCTCAAGGCATGA
- the LOC102687068 gene encoding programmed cell death 1 ligand 1-like isoform X4 encodes MECRFPTGGGETLSSLRVYWHRILPEPLLEVYKLESGKEDLSTQHPRYKGRVNLQKDRLKQGQAVLQMSNLTISDSGKYRCIVEQGGADYKEATLNVRAAYTPIKTDIRRTPDDEKVELTCESEGYPLAKVIWSDASGLNLTSNANESIFLLPDQRYHIKSCVIVNNTVNNTYTCTFWNESMINYATNLTIPDDMKKTEEQSPAGRKSSTIVWAIMVVAAIVVTVAILVNQRFKDVKGLKRSKRKEEDFDALSTALTINSEVPTSVVTHEEGNLKA; translated from the exons ATGGAGTGTCGATTCCCTACAGGGGGTGGCGAGACCCTGTCCAGCCTCAGAGTCTACTGGCACCGCATCCTGCCTGAGCCTCTCCTGGAAGTGTACAAGCTGGAGAGCGGAAAGGAGGACCTGAGCACCCAGCACCCCAGGTATAAAGGCAGAGTGAACCTGCAGAAGGACAGGCTGAAGCAGGGCCAGGCTGTCCTACAGATGTCCAATCTCACCATCTCTGACTCTGGGAAGTACAGGTGCATTGTTGAACAGGGAGGAGCTGACTATAAAGAGGCCACCCTCAATGTGAGAG CTGCCTATACACCTATAAAAACAGACATACGTCGAACCCCAGATGATGAGAAGGTGGAACTGACCTGCGAGTCAGAAGGCTACCCCTTGGCCAAGGTGATCTGGTCAGATGCAAGTGGTCTGAACCTCACCTCAAATGCCAATGAAAGCATATTCTTGCTCCCTGATCAACGGTACCACATAAAGAGCTGTGTCATTGTAAACAATACCGTAAATAACACGTACACCTGCACTTTCTGGAACGAGAGTATGATTAACTACGCAACGAATCTTACTATTCCAG ATGATATGAAGAAAACTGAAGAACAATCCCCAGCAGGGAGAAAGTCTTCAACTATAGTTTGGGCAATAATGGTTGTGGCTGCAATAGTGGTGACTGTGGCTATCTTGGTAAATCAAAGGTTTAAAG ATGTAAAGGGACTCAAAAGAAGTAAGAGAAAGGAGGAAGACTTTGATGCCTTAT cCACTGCCCTCACCATAAATAGTGAAGTTCCAACTTCTGTTGTCACCCATGAAGAAG GCAACCTCAAGGCATGA